One stretch of Streptomyces sp. 135 DNA includes these proteins:
- a CDS encoding 2-dehydropantoate 2-reductase N-terminal domain-containing protein: MRYVIIGSGAVGGSIGGRLHESGRSVVLVARGAHFEALRDNGLRLTVPTGTLTLGIPVVARPEDVELRADDVLVLAVKTQDSVAALDAWAGRPVAGGGTAGERLPLVCAQNGVENERLALRRFRDVYGVCVILPSTYLNPGEVVAPCGPYTGALVIGRYGTAVGRQGSDADDTARRIARDLEKAHFLAPVAADVMRWKYGKLLANLANVVEAVCGSASDAAAQDLVARAKAEGAAVLDAAGIAYASGAELAELRSGTVDPQPVPGERTRGSSWQSLARGAGSIETDYLNGELVLLGREHGVPTPVNAALQAAARESVRQAREPGSLTAEELIGRIAA; encoded by the coding sequence ATGCGTTACGTCATCATCGGGTCCGGAGCGGTCGGCGGTTCGATCGGGGGGCGGCTGCACGAGAGCGGCCGGTCCGTCGTCCTGGTGGCCCGAGGCGCGCACTTCGAGGCGCTGCGCGACAACGGGCTGCGGCTCACGGTCCCCACCGGCACGCTCACCCTCGGCATACCCGTCGTGGCACGGCCCGAGGACGTCGAACTGCGGGCGGACGACGTGCTCGTACTCGCCGTCAAGACCCAGGACAGCGTGGCGGCGCTGGACGCGTGGGCCGGGCGGCCGGTGGCGGGCGGCGGCACGGCGGGTGAACGCCTGCCCCTGGTGTGCGCCCAGAACGGCGTGGAGAACGAGCGCCTGGCGCTGCGCCGCTTCCGCGACGTGTACGGCGTCTGCGTCATCCTGCCCAGCACGTATCTGAACCCCGGTGAGGTCGTCGCGCCCTGCGGCCCGTACACCGGCGCCCTGGTCATCGGCCGGTACGGGACAGCCGTCGGCCGGCAGGGGTCGGACGCGGACGACACCGCCCGGCGGATCGCGCGGGACCTGGAGAAGGCGCACTTCCTGGCCCCGGTGGCGGCGGACGTGATGCGCTGGAAGTACGGCAAGCTCCTCGCCAACCTCGCCAACGTGGTCGAAGCCGTGTGCGGCTCCGCCTCGGACGCCGCCGCCCAGGACCTGGTCGCCCGGGCGAAGGCCGAGGGCGCCGCCGTCCTCGACGCCGCGGGCATCGCCTACGCGAGCGGTGCCGAGCTCGCCGAGCTGCGCAGCGGGACGGTGGACCCGCAGCCGGTCCCCGGCGAGCGCACCCGCGGCTCGTCCTGGCAGAGCCTGGCGCGGGGCGCGGGATCGATCGAGACGGACTACCTCAACGGGGAGTTGGTGCTGCTCGGCCGGGAGCACGGCGTGCCCACCCCGGTGAACGCGGCGCTTCAGGCCGCCGCCCGGGAGAGCGTGCGCCAGGCCCGGGAGCCGGGCAGCCTGACGGCCGAGGAACTGATCGGGCGCATAGCCGCATAG
- a CDS encoding MFS transporter has translation MLAAFTFNTAENLPIGLLEPISESVRVSLSAVGLLVTGYGVTVAVASVPLAHFVRAVPRRHVLTGLLAALVVSSLGAALSTSYWPLLASRLLTALAQALFWAVMGPVAVGLFAPEFRGRVVGALSVAGSLALVLGVPAGTWLGRHSDWQAPVAALAALGLVSLVTIAVLLPTSRPDEEPAAHGTSPDARRFATVLVAGVLAATGAFTGYTYIAKFLGDVSGFSPNRVSALFLAFGVACLAGVSITGALLDRFPQSALTTAVATQAVGMLGLYSAGTEPVAAVVFLALMGGALGPVFMTTQNAMLHCAPGRTDIALAANSGAYNAGIAAGAALGALILARADVRDTFLAGGLLTVAACAVLLGGRPHRHGSKPAN, from the coding sequence ATGCTGGCGGCCTTCACCTTCAACACCGCGGAGAACCTGCCGATCGGCCTCTTGGAGCCCATCTCCGAGAGCGTTCGGGTGTCCCTGTCAGCGGTGGGTCTGCTGGTCACCGGTTACGGCGTGACGGTGGCCGTGGCGTCTGTTCCCCTCGCCCACTTCGTGCGGGCCGTGCCCCGACGTCATGTGCTCACGGGACTGCTGGCCGCGCTCGTCGTGTCCAGTCTGGGTGCGGCGCTGTCGACGTCCTACTGGCCGCTCCTCGCGTCGCGGCTGCTGACGGCGCTCGCCCAGGCGCTGTTCTGGGCCGTGATGGGACCGGTCGCGGTGGGCCTGTTCGCGCCGGAGTTCCGTGGCCGTGTGGTCGGGGCGCTGTCCGTCGCCGGTTCGCTGGCCTTGGTGCTCGGTGTTCCTGCCGGAACCTGGCTGGGCCGGCACAGTGACTGGCAGGCGCCCGTCGCCGCGCTGGCGGCTCTGGGACTCGTGTCTCTGGTGACGATCGCCGTTCTGCTGCCGACCTCGCGTCCGGACGAGGAACCCGCCGCCCACGGAACCAGTCCCGACGCGCGCCGGTTCGCAACGGTGCTCGTGGCCGGGGTGCTGGCCGCCACCGGGGCATTCACGGGATACACGTACATCGCGAAGTTCCTCGGCGACGTGAGCGGGTTCTCGCCGAACCGTGTCAGCGCCCTGTTCCTGGCCTTCGGCGTCGCGTGTCTGGCCGGGGTGAGCATCACCGGGGCGTTGCTAGACCGCTTTCCGCAGTCCGCGCTGACCACGGCCGTGGCGACGCAAGCGGTGGGCATGCTCGGGCTGTACTCGGCCGGCACCGAGCCGGTGGCGGCGGTGGTGTTCCTGGCGCTGATGGGCGGTGCGCTCGGGCCGGTGTTCATGACCACTCAGAACGCGATGCTGCACTGCGCCCCGGGCCGCACGGACATCGCGCTCGCAGCCAACTCCGGTGCCTACAACGCCGGAATCGCGGCGGGCGCCGCGCTCGGCGCCCTGATCCTGGCGCGGGCCGATGTGCGGGACACCTTCCTGGCCGGCGGCCTGCTGACCGTCGCGGCCTGCGCGGTGCTGCTCGGCGGGCGGCCGCACCGTCATGGATCGAAGCCCGCCAACTAG
- the ppk2 gene encoding polyphosphate kinase 2 — protein sequence MKDEGEDKGQDAVEDAENLLDGLSVDESRPERPVLLDEQGRPLRTWRENYPYSQKLRRHEYERRKRVLQIELLKLQKSVRDQGLRIVVLCEGRDAAGKGGTIKRFTERLNPRGARTVALDKPTEREGSQWYFQRYVAHLPAAGEIVFFDRSWYNRAGVEPVMGFCTPEQHSQFLRQAPLFEKMLTEDGIILVKFWFSVSRAEQRTRFAIRQVDPVRQWKLSPTDVASLDLWDAYTRAKVEMFRATDTEHAPWTVVKTNDKRRGRLEAMRHLLLRVDYEARDEGAVGKADPLVIGAADTLLEPGEDPTDLSPSRLAGSDEGPGQHPEGQGPPTL from the coding sequence TTGAAAGACGAGGGCGAGGACAAGGGCCAGGACGCGGTCGAGGACGCGGAGAATCTGCTCGACGGACTGAGCGTGGACGAGTCCCGCCCGGAGCGCCCTGTACTCCTGGACGAACAGGGGCGTCCGCTGCGGACGTGGCGGGAGAATTACCCGTACTCGCAGAAGCTTCGGCGCCATGAGTACGAACGCCGCAAGCGGGTCCTCCAGATCGAACTGCTCAAGCTGCAGAAGTCGGTCCGTGACCAGGGACTGCGCATCGTCGTGCTGTGCGAGGGCCGCGATGCCGCCGGCAAGGGCGGCACCATCAAACGCTTCACGGAGCGGCTCAATCCCCGCGGGGCGCGCACGGTCGCGCTGGACAAACCCACGGAGCGCGAAGGGAGCCAGTGGTATTTCCAGCGGTACGTCGCGCACCTTCCGGCCGCGGGCGAGATCGTGTTCTTCGACCGGTCCTGGTACAACCGCGCCGGGGTCGAGCCCGTGATGGGATTCTGTACGCCCGAGCAGCACAGCCAATTCCTGCGCCAGGCACCGCTGTTCGAGAAGATGCTGACGGAAGACGGCATCATTCTGGTGAAGTTCTGGTTCTCGGTCTCCCGGGCCGAGCAGCGTACGCGTTTCGCGATCCGTCAGGTGGATCCCGTCCGCCAGTGGAAGCTCTCCCCCACCGATGTCGCCTCGCTGGACCTGTGGGACGCCTACACCCGCGCCAAGGTGGAGATGTTCCGGGCCACCGACACGGAACACGCGCCGTGGACCGTCGTGAAGACGAATGACAAGAGACGCGGACGCCTCGAAGCGATGCGCCATCTCCTGCTGCGCGTCGACTACGAGGCCAGGGACGAAGGAGCGGTGGGCAAGGCCGACCCGCTGGTGATCGGCGCCGCCGACACGCTTCTCGAGCCGGGGGAGGACCCGACGGACCTCTCGCCCAGCAGGCTCGCCGGCAGCGACGAAGGCCCCGGGCAGCATCCGGAAGGCCAGGGCCCGCCCACGCTGTAG
- a CDS encoding response regulator transcription factor — translation MSGAGAGTGPTGQRIKVLIVDDQPLVRRGLSLILSPDPSFEVVGEAENGAQAVTLARRLRPDVALMDIRMPVLDGVAATAELAADVPGCRVLALSTFDMDEYVVGALRAGAHGFLPKDSSPEDLGAAIRTVHSGEAAVAPRLLTRLIATYVRAPRDARPTPTGLGARDELTPREVEVWRLMATGLDNTGISRALDLSISTVKNHITSIFDKLGVRDRAQAVIAAYESGLVTARTAAGEPPGDGRAG, via the coding sequence ATGAGCGGGGCCGGGGCAGGGACGGGGCCGACGGGGCAGAGGATCAAGGTGCTGATCGTGGACGACCAGCCGCTCGTCCGGCGCGGTCTGTCGCTGATCCTCTCTCCCGACCCGTCCTTCGAGGTGGTGGGAGAGGCCGAGAACGGCGCGCAGGCCGTCACCCTCGCCCGCCGACTGCGCCCCGATGTCGCGCTGATGGACATCCGGATGCCCGTCCTCGACGGGGTCGCCGCGACGGCGGAACTCGCCGCCGACGTGCCCGGCTGCCGGGTGCTGGCCCTCAGTACGTTCGACATGGACGAGTACGTCGTGGGCGCCCTGCGCGCCGGAGCCCATGGGTTCCTGCCCAAGGACAGCTCCCCGGAGGACCTGGGCGCGGCGATCCGGACCGTCCACTCCGGCGAGGCAGCCGTGGCGCCGCGCCTGCTCACCCGGCTGATCGCCACCTACGTACGGGCACCCCGAGACGCGCGGCCGACCCCCACCGGCCTGGGTGCGCGGGACGAACTCACGCCCCGCGAGGTTGAGGTGTGGCGCCTGATGGCCACCGGCCTCGACAACACCGGCATCTCCCGTGCCCTGGACCTCAGCATCTCCACGGTCAAGAATCACATCACCAGCATCTTCGACAAGCTCGGCGTCCGTGACCGGGCGCAGGCGGTCATCGCCGCGTACGAATCGGGCCTGGTCACCGCCCGCACGGCAGCCGGGGAACCACCCGGCGACGGACGGGCCGGGTAG
- a CDS encoding sensor histidine kinase, which yields MSRQVRPGDARETAHIDGADPPWTRNDALVTGGACAMNLLSYVFFDDPDGRHAVTVTGFFLVALAAMPLLARRRHPVSALAAVLALDVTAALTVPLPRHFGAVLVVALYSVARARPGRVTAVAATVTVALTLLSQSDGRIPRWQDAVVAPLTTLIVVGTAMVINRWQQEVAANRRLLADRAVADERRRIARELHDIVAHHITTMQLMAGGARANIAEPDVVRDALVTLESSGRLALREMRQLLDVLRAGDEPETVPPLPQPGADDLERLVAESRLAGLPTELSVHGPRRPLPPTVGLTVFRIAQEALTNARKYAGPARACVQLTYRQEGLTVEVRDDGGGAASKEGRAPAEVSGGYGLIGMRERVALHGGTLTAGPRADGGYAVVADLPLTADDADEPGEATAGAGLAVPHEGGHR from the coding sequence ATGAGCCGACAGGTCCGGCCCGGCGACGCCCGGGAGACGGCGCACATCGACGGCGCCGACCCGCCATGGACCCGTAACGACGCGCTCGTCACCGGCGGCGCCTGCGCGATGAACCTGCTCAGCTACGTGTTCTTCGACGACCCCGACGGCCGGCACGCGGTGACCGTGACCGGGTTCTTCCTCGTCGCGCTGGCGGCCATGCCGCTGCTCGCACGCCGGCGCCACCCGGTGTCGGCGCTCGCCGCCGTACTGGCACTCGATGTGACGGCCGCCCTCACCGTGCCGCTGCCCCGCCACTTCGGCGCCGTCCTGGTGGTCGCCCTGTACTCGGTCGCCAGGGCCCGGCCCGGCCGGGTGACGGCGGTCGCGGCCACCGTGACGGTCGCGCTGACGCTGCTCAGCCAGAGCGACGGCCGGATCCCGCGCTGGCAGGACGCCGTCGTCGCGCCGCTCACCACCCTGATCGTCGTCGGCACCGCCATGGTGATCAACCGCTGGCAGCAAGAGGTCGCGGCCAACCGCAGGCTTCTCGCCGACCGCGCGGTGGCCGACGAACGCCGCCGCATCGCACGGGAGTTGCACGACATCGTGGCCCACCACATCACCACCATGCAGCTGATGGCCGGCGGCGCCCGGGCCAACATCGCCGAACCGGACGTGGTCAGGGACGCCCTGGTCACCCTGGAGTCCTCCGGGCGGCTCGCGCTGCGCGAGATGCGCCAACTCCTGGACGTACTCAGGGCGGGCGACGAACCGGAGACAGTGCCGCCGCTGCCCCAGCCCGGCGCCGACGACCTGGAGCGCCTGGTGGCCGAATCCCGCCTCGCCGGACTGCCCACCGAGCTGAGCGTCCACGGACCACGGCGCCCGCTTCCGCCGACCGTCGGCCTGACGGTGTTCAGGATCGCCCAGGAAGCCCTCACCAACGCCCGCAAGTACGCGGGGCCGGCCCGGGCCTGCGTACAGCTGACGTACCGTCAGGAAGGGCTCACCGTCGAGGTGCGGGACGACGGCGGGGGAGCGGCGTCGAAGGAGGGGCGGGCGCCGGCGGAGGTATCGGGCGGTTACGGCCTGATCGGCATGCGCGAGCGCGTCGCCCTGCACGGCGGCACCCTGACCGCCGGCCCGCGGGCGGACGGGGGGTACGCCGTGGTCGCCGACCTGCCGCTGACCGCGGACGATGCCGATGAGCCGGGCGAGGCAACGGCGGGGGCAGGGTTGGCCGTGCCGCACGAAGGGGGGCACCGATGA